AGTGCTACGAAGCGTCGTCAGTTCCCACGCCGTGGCCTTCGCGCCTTCCTCGCAAAATTCAAACGGATGGTGATCGGCAGGCTTGGGCCAGGCGCAACTCACGCACATGAACCCGTCGGGTTTGTTCTGCCGCCCAAGTTCGCGCAGCGTCTCCGGTTTGATCTTCTCGCGCGGCAGGATCTCGGCCAGTGAACGGACGGATCCCCATCCTCCCGCCGGGCCGGTGAAGGGCGCGATCACAGGTTTGTCAGAGTCCTGCTTTGACATCGCCTTCTCCAGCTAACCTACATCAATTACACGATTATTCTAACGCTGATCGTGCCATGCCGGAACGGCGCAGCAGGGCGATGGTTCATCACGAAACCGTCAATGGAGTCTTGTCATGTCGATCCCCGTCCGCTTCGCACCCGATGTAGAGAAACCGGCTCCCGACGAGGCTGAGACGATTGCAGGACTGAACGAGCAGTTTCGGATCATTCTGGACAAGACGTCCCAGGACTATGGTCACGCGGTGCGCTCCGTTCATGCAAAGGGGCATGGGCTCGCCCGCGGCCGCATCCGTGTTCATGACGGATTGCCGAGAGAACTGGCACAGGGTCTGTTTGCGGACGCCGGCGAATATGACGCCATTCTGCGGTTTTCGACGAATGCCGGCGACATACTCGATGACTCGATTACGCTTCCACGCGGCGTGGCCCTCAAGGTCATGGGCGTGCGCGGTGAACGTCTCCCCGACGCCGAGGGAGAAACACAGGACTTCATCCTTGTGAACGGGCCCGCCTTCGCCGCTCCTGATCCCAAGGCGTTTCTTGCCAATCTCAAGATGTTGGCAAGGACGACCGATAAGGCCGAGGGCGCAAAAAAAATGCTCTCGGCTTTTCTCAGGACGGCAGAGGCTGCGCTCGAAGCCGTCGGCGGCAGTTCGACCCTGCTCAACACGCTCGGGGGTGCCAAACCTTATCACCCGCTCGGTCAGACCTATTTCAGCCAGACTCCGTTTCGCTACGGAGAGTATATCGCGAAGTTTCAGCTGGTGCCGGTGTCCGGCATACGAGATTTCAAGGACGAGACCATCAATGCGTCGGGTCGACCCGACGCGATCCGGGAAGCGATGAACGAACTGCTCGTCGAGCAGGGCGGTACCTGGGATTTGCGGGTGCAGCTTAACACCGATCTCAAAGCCATGCCCATTGAGGATGCGTCCGTCGTCTGGAGCGAGGAGGATAGCCCTTTCGTGACGGTAGCGACCATTTCCGTGCCGGCCCAGATTGCGTGGGAACATCCCGAGAGCGAGCGGACCGAAGATGCCTTGGCGTTCAGTCCTTGGCATGGCCTGGCCGCGCACCAGCCACTCGGCGGGGTCAATCGTGCACGCAAGACCGCCTACGAGTTCTCTGCGAGCTATCGGGGCAGTTTCAACGGCTGCCCGGTGCATGAACCCGCAGGCCTGTCCGACCTTTGATTAGGTTTGGTCCGCCGATCTGCCGCGGTGGCAACTGATCCCGATCGCAGCGGTTGGGGGCAGCGCCGTTCCCGGGCACGCACCCGAGCTGTTCCCGGGCACTGCAATCCCCGACAGCGGATGTGGTGCCGATGATGCGATCCAAATCTGGTCCGCTCGCGCAGATTGAATGCGGGAGCGGGCTGGCCGCGGCGCCCGCTCACATCGCTGATACTTGCCCGCTCAACCTCCAGCGTCGACCATCGGGGGGCGTGCTGAGCCAAGCGGTTGACGTTCGGCCGAGCCCATCGTAGTCGGCGGCACAGACGAGAGGGTGCTTCGCGCCTCTTGCGTAAGCGTTAACGTCAACCAACGCACGATATCGCGGCTGTCTCGAATGAGCAGCCGCGCGTGCAGGATCCTGACGTGGACTCTCTTTCCCAATATGATCGGCCTTCGATCCGGCTTCTTATCGGTATAGTCCTGATCGGAGCGAACCTTCGCGCGCCGATTACGAGCGTGGGCCCGGTCCTGGCGGACATCCAGAGCGACCTCGGCCTCGGCGGGACGACCGCAGGCGTGCTGAATGCGCTGCCGCTGCTGATCTTTGCCCTGCTCTCGCTTATCGCGCCCGCGCTCGGCCGGCGGTATGGGCTCGAGCGGGTACTCGGTGGGTCGGTCCTCGCCATTTTCGTCGGCACCGTTCTTCGTTCTGCCCAGATAGCAGGCGCAATCTGGGCAGGCACGGCGTTGCTCAGCGCTGGTATCGCCTTCGGTAACGTCTTGCTGCCGGCTCTGGTCAAGCGCGATCATTCAACACGAGCGGCGGGGCTCATCGGCCTCTACGCAGCGGCGATGGCGGCCTTTGCGGGTCTCGCGGCGGGGCTGGCAGTTCCGATCGCGAGGATCCCCGGGGCGGACTGGCGCTGGTCTATCGGCGCTTGGG
This DNA window, taken from Sphingomonas sp. AP4-R1, encodes the following:
- a CDS encoding catalase family protein, translating into MSIPVRFAPDVEKPAPDEAETIAGLNEQFRIILDKTSQDYGHAVRSVHAKGHGLARGRIRVHDGLPRELAQGLFADAGEYDAILRFSTNAGDILDDSITLPRGVALKVMGVRGERLPDAEGETQDFILVNGPAFAAPDPKAFLANLKMLARTTDKAEGAKKMLSAFLRTAEAALEAVGGSSTLLNTLGGAKPYHPLGQTYFSQTPFRYGEYIAKFQLVPVSGIRDFKDETINASGRPDAIREAMNELLVEQGGTWDLRVQLNTDLKAMPIEDASVVWSEEDSPFVTVATISVPAQIAWEHPESERTEDALAFSPWHGLAAHQPLGGVNRARKTAYEFSASYRGSFNGCPVHEPAGLSDL